A window of the Cucurbita pepo subsp. pepo cultivar mu-cu-16 chromosome LG01, ASM280686v2, whole genome shotgun sequence genome harbors these coding sequences:
- the LOC111795605 gene encoding mitogen-activated protein kinase homolog NTF3-like, with product MATPVQPPKGFKSAGKHYYSMWQTLFEIDTKYVPIKPIGRGSYGVVCSSINQQTNEEVAIKKIKNVFENRFEALRTLREMKLLRHIKHENVIALKDVMMPVHRNSFKDVYLVYELMNTDLDRIIRSSQPLSNNHCKCLMYQLLSGLQYLHSTNILHRDLKPGNLLVNANCDLKICDFGLARTSKGQDQAMTEYVVTRWYRAPELLLSCKSYGTSIDVWSVGCIFAEILGRTPIFPGTNCLNQLELIIEVLGSPKEADIEFIDNLKSVQFIKAMPYSKGVQFSDQYPRAEPLALDLLQKMLVFDPRKRITINEAVQHPYMSELYDTAFNPTDEVPLSLDIDESLDEHEIREMMLTEMLYYHPEAATT from the exons ATGGCAACACCCGTCCAGCCACCCAAAGGATTTAAGTCAGCTGGGAAACATTATTACTCGATGTGGCAAACTCTATTTGAAATCGATACTAAGTATGTTCCAATCAAGCCCATTGGACGAGGATCTTACGGTGTGGTGTGTTCTTCTATCAACCAACAAACCAACGAGGAGGTGGCTatcaagaagattaaaaatgtgTTTGAGAATCGCTTCGAGGCATTGAGAACGCTTAGGGAGATGAAGCTTTTGAGGCACATAAAACATGAGAACGTGATTGCTCTGAAGGATGTGATGATGCCCGTGCATAGAAATAGCTTTAAGGATGTGTATTTGGTTTACGAGCTCATGAACACGGATCTTGATCGGATTATCAGATCGTCTCAGCCCCTTTCAAATAATCATTGCAAGTGTTTGATGTATCAG TTGCTTTCCGGCTTGCAGTATCTTCATTCAACCAACATTCTTCATCGGGACTTGAAGCCCGGGAACCTCCTCGTCAATGCTAATTGTGATCTGAAGATTTGTGATTTCGGGTTAGCACGAACGAGCAAAGGCCAAGACCAAGCCATGACTGAGTACGTTGTTACTCGCTGGTATCGTGCACCAGAGCTCCTCCTATCCTGTAAGAGCTATGGGACTTCTATTGATGTGTGGTCTGTGGGATGCATCTTTGCTGAGATTTTGGGTCGGACACCGATCTTCCCTGGGACGAATTGCCTCAACCAACTAGAGTTAATCATCGAAGTTCTCGGTAGTCCAAAGGAAGCAGATATCGAGTTTATTGATAACCTAAAGTCCGTACAGTTTATCAAAGCTATGCCTTACTCAAAAGGTGTACAATTTTCAGATCAATATCCACGAGCTGAACCTTTAGCTTTGGACTTGCTGCAGAAGATGCTTGTGTTTGACCCGAGGAAGAGAATTACTATTAATGAAGCAGTTCAACACCCATACATGTCCGAGCTATACGATACAGCATTCAATCCTACTGATGAAGTTCCCCTCAGTCTCGACATCGACGAATCACTTGATGAGCATGAGATTAGAGAAATGATGTTGACTGAGATGCTTTATTATCATCCTGAAGCTGCTACAACGTAG
- the LOC111795641 gene encoding GATA transcription factor 19-like, whose translation MMHHCGGAGGAASSFSVFLSVPNHGGAAHDMMDIYSNNYASSSSSSSPSSVDCTLSLGTPSTRSSEFDSDKRAAPRHHRRSAGSYVSNFCWDLLHPKHKSAGRSTASNAAAVPSSGDPLLARRCANCDTTSTPLWRNGPRGPKSLCNACGIRFKKEERRAAATVNCTATTMAAESNNHHHLHQHHQMFNGNYTNSTATWVPHHSPVATQKLPCLSAAAINNESMFIGNDDVRRTEQENGISYLSWRLNVTDHRPSLVHDFTR comes from the exons ATGATGCACCACTGCGGCGGCGCCGGCGGAGCTGCCTCTTCATTTTCCGTCTTCCTGTCGGTGCCCAACCACGGTGGCGCTGCCCATGACATGATGGATATCTACTCTAATAATTatgcctcctcctcctcctcttcttctccttcatccGTTGATTGTACTCTCTCTCTTGGTACTCCCTCTACGCGATCATCGGAGTTCGATTCCGACAAACGCGCCGCCCCCCGCCATCACCGCCGCTCCGCCGGTTCTTATGTCTCTAACTTCTGTTGGGACTTGTTGCATCCTAAACACAAGAGTGCTGGCCGTTCCACGGCGAGTAATGCCGCCGCTGTCCCTTCCAGTGGCGATCCGCTCCTCGCTCGGCGGTGCGCTAACTGCGATACCACTTCTACTCCGCTTTGGAGAAATGGGCCGAGAGGGCCTAAG TCCCTATGCAATGCGTGTGGGATTCGGTTCAAGAAGGAAGAGCGGAGGGCGGCGGCGACGGTGAACTGCACGGCTACTACAATGGCGGCGGAATCTAACAACCACCATCACCTCCACCAACACCACCAGATGTTCAACGGAAACTACACGAATTCAACCGCTACATGGGTTCCACACCACTCGCCAGTGGCAACCCAGAAACTCCCGTGCCTGTCGGCGGCGGCTATTAACAACGAATCAATGTTTATAGGAAACGACGACGTTCGAAGAACCGAACAAGAAAACGGCATCTCGTATCTCTCTTGGCGCCTCAACGTTACCGATCACCGGCCCAGCCTCGTCCATGACTTCACAAGATGA
- the LOC111795650 gene encoding uncharacterized protein LOC111795650, which produces MGTSTWSFVAVLWLLLAAEMGVVEKCRGGMGRGAMEDVKDNITEIMEMTNLEGKAEAVKKGASEVFNDAKDAAESLSNWASAEIAKGLGLEEEGLKQTAHHMMDKAGDAATKTTHTIHTAASDASDKAGEAVKAVSDKASNAKTKAKDTFLNGKEKAAKVYEAAKTEVEREVAAVKECVNCEAAKERASHAAVQIGAKIREKSSEL; this is translated from the exons ATGGGGACAAGCACGTGGTCGTTTGTGGCGGTTTTGTGGCTGTTATTGGCGGCGGAGATGGGGGTGGTGGAAAAATGCAGGGGCGGAATGGGACGAGGAGCAATGGAAGATGTGAAGGATAATATCACTGAAATTATGGAGATGACgaatcttgagggaaaagcAGAAGCCGTTAAGAAAGGTGCTTCTGAAGTGTTCAATGACGCCAAGGACGCGGCTGAGTCTTTGTCCAACTGGGCTTCCGCCGAGATTGCCAA ggGATTAGgattggaagaagaaggattgAAACAGACAGCCCACCACATGATGGACAAAGCCGGCGACGCAGCCACAAAAACCACACACACAATCCACACAGCAGCTTCAG ATGCATCTGACAAAGCCGGAGAGGCGGTGAAGGCGGTGTCGGATAAAGCCAGCAACGCCAAAACGAAGGCCAAAGACACGTTTTTGAACGGGAAAGAGAAGGCGGCGAAGGTGTATGAAGCGGCTAAAACCGAGGTGGAGCGGGAAGTTGCGGCGGTTAAGGAGTGTGTGAACTGTGAAGCTGCTAAAGAGAGGGCGTCGCATGCCGCCGTACAAATCGGGGCAAAGATAAGGGAGAAGTCCTCGGAGCTGTGA